In a genomic window of Xylophilus rhododendri:
- a CDS encoding GMC family oxidoreductase: MKLDAMRRYGESEIVDAVVIGTGAGGAPLLARLAARGLRVVALEAGRHWEPDQHTPDETEGTDINWMEERLSGGDTPTAFGPNNSGIGVGGSTLHWGAFTPRPDPRDLTLRSLSGLGQDWPIAHAELTGYIEQVERFLGVSGPALYPWDPARRYPLPPARRNASADMMARGCAALGITTADAPAALVSQDWQQEGGGLRQACANCGSCHQGCRNAAKASMDTTYLPLAVSHGAEIRAECRVHAIERDAAGRVNAVVYRHRGVEHRQRCAALFLCAGGIETPRLLLHTGLANSSGQVGRNFMAHGATQVWGRFDAEMRSHRGYPSSLLTEDQLRPRDADFAGGYLIQSLGVMPVTLATTIARGAGLWGRPLVEAIEGYRFMSGVGINAECLPSDGNRLELSAECDDFGMPKAVVSFTAGANEQAIDRHATRVMRQIVEAAGASQTLVLPRTAHTIGTCRMGTDGGSAVVDADGRSFDIGNLWLCDNSVFPSAMAANPALTIMALSLRTADRFLAG; the protein is encoded by the coding sequence ATGAAGCTCGACGCCATGCGCCGTTATGGCGAAAGCGAGATCGTCGATGCGGTCGTGATCGGCACCGGTGCCGGCGGCGCGCCGCTGCTCGCCCGGCTGGCCGCGCGCGGCCTGCGGGTGGTGGCCCTGGAAGCCGGGCGTCATTGGGAGCCGGACCAGCACACGCCCGACGAGACCGAGGGCACCGACATCAACTGGATGGAAGAACGCCTGAGCGGCGGCGACACCCCCACCGCCTTCGGCCCGAACAACAGCGGCATCGGCGTGGGCGGATCGACCCTGCACTGGGGCGCCTTCACACCACGGCCCGATCCACGCGACCTGACGCTGCGCTCCTTGAGCGGGCTGGGGCAGGACTGGCCGATCGCCCATGCCGAACTCACCGGCTACATCGAACAGGTGGAGCGTTTCCTCGGTGTCTCCGGGCCGGCCCTTTACCCCTGGGACCCCGCACGCCGATACCCCTTGCCCCCTGCTCGCCGCAATGCCTCGGCGGACATGATGGCGCGCGGCTGCGCAGCACTCGGCATCACCACCGCGGACGCACCGGCGGCGCTGGTCTCCCAGGACTGGCAGCAGGAAGGTGGCGGCCTGCGCCAGGCCTGCGCCAACTGCGGCTCCTGCCACCAGGGCTGCCGCAATGCCGCCAAGGCCAGCATGGACACGACCTACCTGCCGCTGGCGGTGTCGCACGGCGCCGAGATCCGCGCCGAATGCCGGGTCCACGCCATCGAACGCGACGCCGCCGGCCGGGTCAATGCCGTCGTCTACCGCCATCGCGGCGTGGAGCACCGGCAGCGCTGCGCCGCGCTGTTTCTCTGCGCGGGCGGCATCGAGACACCACGCCTCTTGCTGCACACGGGCCTGGCCAACAGCAGTGGCCAGGTCGGCCGCAACTTCATGGCCCATGGCGCCACCCAGGTCTGGGGCCGCTTCGATGCCGAGATGCGCTCGCACCGGGGCTATCCGTCCTCGCTGCTGACCGAGGACCAGCTGCGGCCCCGGGATGCCGACTTCGCGGGCGGCTACCTGATCCAGAGCCTGGGGGTGATGCCCGTCACCCTGGCGACCACGATCGCCCGCGGCGCCGGGCTGTGGGGCCGGCCGCTGGTGGAGGCCATCGAGGGCTATCGTTTCATGTCCGGCGTGGGCATCAACGCCGAATGCCTGCCATCGGACGGCAACCGGCTGGAGCTGTCCGCCGAATGCGATGACTTCGGCATGCCCAAGGCGGTCGTCAGCTTCACTGCCGGCGCCAACGAACAGGCTATCGACCGGCATGCGACGAGGGTGATGCGGCAGATCGTCGAGGCCGCCGGCGCCAGCCAGACCCTGGTGCTGCCGCGCACCGCCCACACCATCGGCACCTGCCGCATGGGGACCGACGGCGGCAGCGCCGTGGTCGATGCGGATGGCCGCAGCTTCGACATCGGCAATCTCTGGCTCTGCGACAACTCGGTGTTTCCGAGCGCCATGGCCGCCAACCCGGCGCTGACCATCATGGCGCTGTCGCTGCGCACGGCGGATCGTTTCCTGGCCGGCTGA
- a CDS encoding 3-hydroxybutyrate oligomer hydrolase family protein, with protein MRTLPAAPALFPPPPGSTRAATGALAALLLSACGGGGHSAAAPNTIPANTTQIGVTVYSASARAAGTSADTQDLLTGGLGRTGLAAATPPAYASATAPTAFELRRNAIYSNYRGLVDVTAAGGFGTFYGPNVDTGGTATASEGLIPGREYLAVLDDGTGRKRVPVAVQIPDSFNTAAPCLVLGPSSGSRGLYGAIGTSAEWGLKHGCAVALTDAGKGIGLYDLTDDSVNRIDGTRASRAAAGSLSHFAADITDAARAAYNALLPNRLALKQVHSQLNPEKDWGSDTLAAARYAFYALNDRFGNGSNTLIFDPSNTLVIAGSVSNGGAAVLRAAELDTAGLIDGVVAGEPVTEMPTSSGYGISVGGVPVANVGKTLADFTTFGNLYQPCAALAAPAAMSETSVFNYLAFSSQTARATARCAGLAAKGLVAGADTAAQALDALNKLRNYGWTPDSDQLHNAHYGLGNGPILSAMYPLSYGRFSVLDQVCNTSFAQVDTTGSPVRANAATLAQSFALANGTANGTPASVVYNDSVGGARVWNLATSVSTGTQDFGLDNALCQRALVTGVDETGAPLTATATSTRPTLAQSAAVRAGMAEVTVTGRLRATPTLIVAGRNDTLVPLNNNARAYTAFNKTLETTASQLGYIEVTNAQHFDGFLSLSGFDTRFVPLHVYFLRAMDAMYARLRSGTALPPSQVVRATPRGGSPGAAPALTAANLPPISAAPLAADQIGFSGTSLAVPQ; from the coding sequence CGCGCGGCCACCGGGGCGCTCGCCGCCCTGCTGCTGTCGGCCTGCGGAGGCGGCGGCCACTCGGCCGCCGCGCCCAACACCATTCCCGCCAACACCACGCAGATCGGCGTCACCGTCTATTCGGCCAGCGCGCGGGCCGCCGGCACCAGCGCCGACACCCAGGACCTGCTGACCGGCGGCCTGGGCCGCACCGGCCTGGCGGCCGCCACCCCGCCCGCCTACGCCAGTGCCACCGCGCCCACCGCCTTCGAGCTGCGGCGCAACGCCATCTACAGCAATTACCGCGGCCTGGTCGACGTGACCGCGGCCGGCGGCTTCGGCACCTTCTACGGCCCCAACGTGGATACCGGCGGCACCGCCACCGCCAGCGAGGGCCTGATTCCGGGCCGCGAATACCTGGCCGTGCTGGACGACGGCACCGGCCGCAAGCGGGTGCCGGTGGCCGTGCAGATCCCGGACAGCTTCAACACCGCCGCGCCCTGCCTGGTGCTCGGGCCGTCTTCGGGCTCGCGCGGGCTCTACGGCGCCATCGGCACCTCGGCGGAATGGGGCCTGAAGCACGGCTGCGCCGTCGCCCTGACCGATGCCGGCAAGGGCATCGGCCTGTACGACCTGACGGACGACAGCGTGAACCGCATCGACGGCACACGCGCCAGCCGCGCCGCCGCCGGCAGCCTGTCGCATTTCGCCGCCGACATCACCGATGCCGCGCGCGCCGCCTACAACGCGCTGCTGCCCAACCGCCTGGCCCTGAAACAGGTGCATTCGCAGCTCAACCCCGAGAAGGACTGGGGCAGCGACACCCTGGCCGCCGCCCGCTACGCCTTCTATGCACTCAACGACCGTTTCGGCAACGGCAGCAACACGCTGATCTTCGACCCCAGCAACACCCTGGTGATCGCCGGCTCGGTCTCCAACGGCGGCGCCGCCGTGCTGCGCGCGGCCGAGCTGGACACGGCCGGCCTGATCGACGGCGTGGTGGCCGGCGAGCCGGTCACCGAGATGCCCACCTCCAGCGGCTACGGCATCAGCGTCGGCGGCGTGCCGGTGGCCAATGTCGGCAAGACGCTCGCCGACTTCACCACCTTCGGCAACCTCTACCAGCCCTGCGCCGCCCTGGCCGCGCCGGCCGCCATGAGCGAGACATCGGTCTTCAACTACCTGGCCTTCTCCTCGCAGACCGCCCGCGCCACGGCACGCTGCGCCGGCCTGGCGGCCAAGGGCCTGGTCGCCGGGGCCGACACCGCCGCGCAGGCGCTGGACGCCCTCAACAAGCTGCGCAACTACGGCTGGACGCCCGACAGCGACCAGCTGCACAACGCCCACTACGGCCTGGGCAACGGGCCCATCCTGTCGGCGATGTACCCGCTGAGCTACGGCCGCTTCTCGGTGCTGGACCAGGTGTGCAACACCAGCTTCGCCCAGGTCGACACCACCGGCAGCCCGGTGCGCGCCAACGCCGCCACGCTGGCCCAGAGCTTCGCCCTGGCCAACGGCACGGCCAACGGCACGCCGGCCTCGGTGGTCTACAACGACTCGGTGGGCGGTGCCCGGGTGTGGAACCTGGCGACATCGGTCTCGACCGGTACGCAGGATTTCGGGCTGGACAACGCGCTCTGCCAGCGCGCCCTGGTCACCGGCGTGGACGAGACCGGCGCGCCGCTGACGGCCACCGCCACTTCGACCCGGCCCACCCTGGCCCAGAGCGCCGCCGTGCGCGCCGGCATGGCCGAGGTGACGGTCACCGGCCGGCTGCGCGCCACGCCCACCCTCATCGTGGCGGGCCGGAACGACACGCTGGTCCCGCTCAACAACAACGCCCGCGCCTACACCGCCTTCAACAAGACCCTGGAGACCACGGCCAGCCAACTCGGCTACATCGAGGTGACCAACGCCCAGCACTTCGACGGCTTCCTGTCGCTGAGCGGCTTCGACACCCGCTTCGTGCCGCTGCACGTGTATTTCCTGCGGGCCATGGACGCGATGTACGCCAGGCTGCGCAGCGGCACCGCCCTGCCGCCCAGCCAGGTGGTGCGCGCCACGCCACGCGGCGGCTCGCCCGGCGCGGCGCCCGCGCTGACGGCGGCCAACCTGCCGCCGATCAGCGCCGCGCCCTTGGCGGCCGACCAGATCGGGTTCAGCGGCACATCGCTGGCCGTGCCGCAGTAG
- a CDS encoding ATP-binding protein, producing MNIRQRIILLIALVFGALALIGGYAVYQSRSNSAEVRVVTEQVVPSTLKSTELMVRLQEVQIAALGLVAAPDADTTQQLLGELNGKKEVLQKLFADQLQQADSDAQRGLIKEAQESLRNYFDSINDTAKFKLAGQKEMAEANMGATVEQYLREQGQMIEAVQVEKRRSKDAAIASLNQRLTSTSATLTAISLLAVLGLGVIGWLLYRQIVFPIAEMEGKMTEIATSQDFTHRLSVTRRDEIGRSMLAFNAMVEKIEESTALVKQKAADIHAMLQYIPQGILTVEAEGLVHPEYSDHLRAILETEDIARRPVMTLVFEQTELGADALSQIEAALQACIGEDEMNFEFNAHLLPAEVSLAMADGRRKILDLSWAPITDEHGNIQRLMLCLRDVTELRALARAASAQKRELEIIGEILAVQHEKFHAFIEGSTSFLAENEAAIDHAHRAQAHERGDTVKLLFRNMHTIKGNARTYGLRQLTDVVHHSEQHYDALRSGQAQWSTEELLLDIAAVRSVLEEYTQINAVKLGRTGPGRRGDAEKFVMVARHDVQAMLERLDSGEAAGQPALGDAVHEVRETLRAAGTERLAQLLQGVTDSLPALAHELGKEPPQLAIDDHGLRIHTQFAGPLRNAFMHMFRNSMDHGIEAALERIAHGKPAAGSIRLHAELDAERLLLTLSDDGKGLNLAAIRERAVQRGLIADAASVNDEEAAELIFAAGFSTAASVTDVSGRGVGMDAVRGFVESDGGSIAIALHGRPGDASRPFALLVTLPARAAIRSRVLKAVAA from the coding sequence ATGAATATCCGCCAGCGCATCATCCTGCTCATCGCCCTCGTCTTCGGGGCCCTCGCCCTGATCGGCGGCTACGCCGTCTACCAGTCCCGCAGCAACTCCGCCGAAGTGCGGGTGGTCACCGAACAGGTCGTGCCGAGCACCCTCAAGTCCACCGAACTCATGGTGCGGCTGCAGGAAGTGCAGATCGCCGCCCTGGGCCTGGTGGCGGCGCCCGATGCCGACACCACCCAGCAGCTGCTCGGCGAACTCAACGGCAAGAAAGAGGTGCTGCAGAAGCTCTTCGCCGACCAGCTGCAGCAGGCCGACAGCGATGCCCAGCGCGGCCTGATCAAGGAAGCCCAGGAAAGCCTGCGCAACTACTTCGACTCGATCAACGACACCGCCAAGTTCAAGCTCGCCGGCCAGAAGGAGATGGCCGAGGCCAACATGGGCGCGACGGTGGAGCAGTACCTGCGCGAGCAGGGCCAGATGATCGAGGCGGTGCAGGTGGAGAAGCGCCGCAGCAAGGATGCCGCCATCGCCAGCCTCAACCAGCGCCTGACCAGCACCAGCGCCACCCTCACCGCGATCAGCCTGCTGGCCGTGCTGGGCCTGGGCGTGATCGGCTGGCTGCTGTATCGCCAGATCGTGTTTCCCATCGCCGAGATGGAAGGCAAGATGACCGAGATCGCCACCAGCCAGGACTTCACCCACCGCCTGTCGGTGACGCGCCGTGACGAGATCGGCCGCTCCATGCTGGCCTTCAACGCCATGGTCGAGAAGATCGAGGAGAGCACCGCCCTGGTCAAGCAGAAGGCGGCCGACATCCACGCCATGCTGCAGTACATCCCGCAGGGCATCCTGACGGTGGAGGCCGAAGGCCTGGTGCATCCCGAGTATTCGGACCACCTGCGCGCCATCCTGGAGACCGAAGACATCGCCCGCCGCCCGGTGATGACCCTGGTGTTCGAGCAGACCGAACTGGGCGCCGACGCGCTCTCGCAGATCGAGGCGGCGCTGCAGGCCTGCATCGGCGAGGACGAGATGAACTTCGAGTTCAACGCCCACCTGCTGCCGGCCGAGGTCAGTCTGGCCATGGCCGACGGCCGCCGCAAGATCCTGGACCTGAGCTGGGCGCCGATCACCGACGAACACGGCAACATCCAGCGCCTGATGCTCTGCCTGCGCGACGTGACCGAGCTGCGGGCCCTGGCGCGCGCGGCCAGCGCGCAGAAGCGCGAGCTGGAAATCATCGGCGAGATCCTGGCGGTGCAGCACGAGAAGTTCCATGCCTTCATCGAAGGCTCGACCAGCTTCCTGGCCGAGAACGAAGCCGCCATCGACCATGCCCACCGGGCCCAGGCGCACGAGCGCGGCGACACGGTCAAGCTGCTGTTCCGCAACATGCACACCATCAAGGGCAATGCCCGCACCTACGGCCTGCGCCAGCTGACCGACGTGGTGCATCACAGCGAGCAGCATTACGACGCGCTGCGCAGCGGCCAGGCCCAGTGGTCCACCGAGGAGCTGCTGCTGGACATCGCCGCCGTGCGCTCGGTGCTGGAGGAATACACCCAGATCAACGCGGTGAAGCTGGGCCGCACCGGCCCCGGCCGGCGCGGCGATGCCGAGAAGTTCGTGATGGTCGCCCGCCACGATGTGCAGGCCATGCTGGAACGCCTGGACAGCGGCGAAGCCGCCGGCCAGCCGGCCCTGGGCGATGCGGTGCACGAGGTGCGCGAGACCCTGCGCGCCGCCGGCACCGAACGCCTGGCCCAGCTGCTGCAGGGCGTGACCGATTCGCTGCCCGCCCTGGCGCACGAGCTGGGCAAGGAGCCGCCGCAGCTGGCCATCGACGACCACGGCCTGCGTATCCACACCCAGTTCGCCGGCCCGCTGCGTAATGCCTTCATGCACATGTTCCGCAACTCGATGGACCATGGCATCGAAGCCGCGCTGGAACGCATCGCCCATGGCAAGCCTGCCGCCGGCAGCATCCGCCTGCATGCCGAACTGGACGCGGAACGCCTGCTGCTGACGCTGTCGGACGACGGCAAGGGCCTGAACCTGGCCGCCATCCGCGAACGCGCGGTGCAGCGCGGCCTGATCGCCGACGCCGCTTCGGTGAACGACGAGGAAGCCGCCGAGCTGATCTTCGCCGCCGGTTTCTCCACGGCCGCCTCGGTCACCGATGTCTCCGGCCGCGGGGTCGGCATGGATGCCGTGCGCGGCTTCGTGGAGTCCGACGGCGGCAGCATCGCCATTGCGCTGCACGGCCGCCCGGGCGATGCCAGCCGGCCTTTCGCCTTGCTGGTGACGCTGCCCGCCCGGGCGGCCATCCGCAGCCGTGTGCTGAAGGCGGTCGCGGCATGA
- a CDS encoding D-amino acid dehydrogenase, with protein MTSFPDSAPPTADYWSATTASARPRQVTVIGAGIVGLASAAALSRAGHQVTVIDRAAAAGQGASGGNGCQLSYGYVAPLAQPGLPFDVPGLMLSRHGPLHITPRADVRQWRWMWEFLRACSAPVAQRSTLELLALGALSRQETEQWIAGASAEALSFSRSGKLVLYATQSSFDAGRRQAELQAPHGPLQSALPGDGFLAHEPALASFRGAVAGSIYTPDECAIDGLALCRNTEEVLRSRGVVFEYGVTVHGLRREGARVSRLLSSAGDRPVDALVLAGGAGSAALAASAGLRVPVYPLKGYSITVPVRDPAAVPSVSVTDAKRKVVYARIGDRLRVAGFVEIGARDGAVDPRRIEQLQACTQEAFGGAVDIGAAVPWAGLRPATPTSLPIVGRSGGVENLFLNVGHGALGLTLAFGTARRLADAF; from the coding sequence ATGACGAGCTTCCCGGATTCGGCGCCGCCGACCGCCGACTACTGGTCCGCCACCACTGCCTCCGCCAGGCCCCGGCAGGTGACGGTCATCGGCGCCGGCATCGTCGGCCTGGCCTCGGCCGCCGCCCTGAGCCGCGCCGGCCACCAGGTCACGGTCATCGACCGGGCCGCTGCCGCCGGGCAGGGCGCCAGCGGCGGCAATGGCTGCCAGCTGAGCTACGGCTATGTGGCGCCGCTGGCGCAGCCCGGCCTGCCCTTCGACGTGCCGGGCCTGATGTTGAGCCGCCACGGCCCCCTGCACATCACGCCCCGGGCCGATGTGCGGCAATGGCGCTGGATGTGGGAGTTCCTGCGTGCCTGCAGCGCCCCGGTCGCACAGCGCTCCACCCTGGAGCTGCTGGCGCTGGGCGCGTTGAGCCGTCAGGAGACGGAGCAATGGATCGCCGGCGCCTCGGCCGAGGCGCTGTCCTTCTCGCGCAGCGGCAAACTGGTGCTGTACGCCACGCAGTCTTCGTTCGACGCGGGCCGCCGCCAGGCCGAGCTGCAGGCGCCGCACGGGCCTTTGCAATCGGCCCTGCCCGGCGATGGATTCCTGGCCCACGAGCCGGCACTGGCTTCGTTCCGCGGTGCGGTGGCCGGATCGATCTACACGCCCGACGAATGCGCCATCGATGGCCTGGCCTTGTGCCGCAACACCGAAGAGGTGCTGCGTTCCCGCGGCGTGGTCTTCGAATACGGCGTGACGGTGCATGGCCTGCGCCGCGAAGGCGCGCGGGTGTCGCGCCTGCTCAGCTCGGCGGGCGATCGCCCGGTGGATGCGCTGGTGCTGGCCGGCGGCGCCGGCAGCGCCGCCCTGGCGGCCAGCGCTGGACTGCGGGTGCCGGTCTATCCCCTGAAGGGCTACAGCATCACCGTGCCGGTGCGGGACCCGGCGGCCGTGCCCTCGGTCAGCGTGACCGATGCCAAACGCAAGGTGGTCTATGCCCGCATCGGCGACCGCCTGCGGGTGGCCGGTTTCGTGGAGATCGGCGCGCGGGACGGCGCCGTCGATCCGCGCCGCATCGAACAGCTCCAGGCCTGCACGCAGGAGGCCTTCGGCGGCGCGGTGGACATCGGCGCCGCCGTGCCCTGGGCGGGGCTGCGGCCGGCCACGCCGACCTCGCTGCCCATCGTCGGCCGGTCCGGCGGCGTCGAAAACCTCTTCCTCAACGTCGGCCATGGCGCGCTCGGCCTGACGCTGGCTTTCGGCACCGCACGCCGGCTGGCCGATGCTTTTTGA
- a CDS encoding alpha/beta hydrolase, which produces MLHGLGGSARAWDGVIAALDAEFEAAPIDLPGFGEARDATDLGVADMADQVAAIVRQRAAARWLLVGHSMGGKIASIVAARALAGEPGLFGLAGVVLLAGSPPSPEPMDEDKRREMIGWAAGGPLDAAAAQAFVAANVAAPLDPVAQRLTIDDLERSSRQAWLAWLERGSREDWSIDVGTLKLPALIIVGSADGELGEAGQHATNALVYPRASIVVENNAAHLLHLERPREVARHIGRFWHQRAGISPAMPEEFVRLVGSARVSRRMRAALATRAIADDPDYLPGVLSPAQLKTLRALADRVLPQTAPAIDLAARIDAQLATGQGDGWRFADMPPDRTAYALALDGLDGFGDLPEPERQARLSQLESGGFGLATLSAQQMQHWFEDLRADLVRIWVAHPATMARMGFDGFANGGDGVRKQGFELLAAGEREPWEALAEMPR; this is translated from the coding sequence ATGCTCCACGGCCTGGGCGGCAGCGCACGCGCCTGGGACGGCGTGATCGCCGCCCTCGACGCCGAATTCGAAGCCGCGCCCATCGACCTGCCGGGTTTCGGCGAGGCCCGGGACGCCACCGACCTGGGCGTGGCCGACATGGCCGACCAGGTGGCGGCCATCGTCAGGCAACGCGCCGCGGCACGCTGGCTCCTCGTGGGCCACAGCATGGGCGGCAAGATCGCCTCCATCGTCGCCGCCCGGGCCCTGGCCGGCGAGCCCGGCCTGTTCGGGCTGGCGGGCGTGGTGCTGCTGGCTGGCTCGCCGCCCTCGCCGGAGCCGATGGACGAGGACAAGCGCCGCGAGATGATCGGCTGGGCGGCCGGTGGACCGCTGGACGCCGCCGCCGCCCAGGCCTTCGTGGCTGCGAATGTCGCCGCCCCGCTCGACCCGGTGGCACAGCGCCTGACCATCGACGACCTCGAACGCAGCTCGCGGCAGGCCTGGCTGGCCTGGCTGGAGCGCGGCAGCCGGGAGGACTGGTCGATCGACGTCGGCACGCTGAAGCTGCCGGCGCTGATCATCGTCGGCAGCGCCGACGGCGAACTGGGCGAAGCGGGGCAACACGCGACCAATGCGCTTGTCTATCCGCGCGCCAGCATCGTGGTGGAAAACAATGCCGCTCACCTGCTGCACCTGGAGCGGCCGCGCGAGGTGGCCCGGCACATCGGACGCTTCTGGCACCAGCGCGCGGGGATCTCGCCGGCCATGCCGGAGGAGTTCGTGCGCCTCGTCGGCTCCGCCCGTGTCAGCCGGCGCATGCGTGCCGCGCTGGCGACCCGCGCCATCGCCGACGATCCCGACTACCTGCCCGGCGTGCTGTCGCCAGCGCAGCTGAAGACCTTGCGGGCGCTGGCCGACCGCGTGCTTCCGCAGACCGCTCCCGCGATCGACCTGGCGGCCCGCATCGATGCCCAACTCGCCACCGGCCAGGGCGACGGATGGCGTTTCGCGGACATGCCGCCGGATCGAACGGCCTATGCCCTGGCCCTGGACGGCCTGGACGGCTTTGGCGATCTGCCCGAACCCGAGCGGCAAGCCAGGCTGAGCCAGCTGGAAAGCGGCGGGTTCGGCCTCGCGACCCTGTCCGCGCAGCAGATGCAGCACTGGTTCGAGGACCTGCGCGCCGACCTGGTGCGCATCTGGGTGGCGCACCCGGCGACCATGGCCCGCATGGGTTTCGACGGCTTCGCCAACGGCGGTGACGGTGTCCGAAAACAGGGGTTCGAGCTGCTCGCCGCGGGCGAACGTGAGCCCTGGGAAGCGCTGGCGGAGATGCCGCGATGA
- a CDS encoding chemotaxis protein CheX: MSSDTPNTLTSKVLVLEPSPAHREAIGAFCQLNQLQAHKVLAENILSVLASNIDLGAIFLPEKMGEDAHAGRTLGQRIHALRPELPLFLRTESQASADEMPAGERACFAALYTLETLHTLVPAVQQSIFTLAYPGALVRGIAEIARNAFASQFKGMRLEIDPPYIVRDRLIFGEVFSLIPIESDWCRGFMTLQTEEAALERLVRTDRTYLAAADADDFRGLNGLLGELTNLIWGAFKNRYEQQQALQAARSQVPIVINHLHRYISFGSTDPQLCLRCTLHAPDDAAFAPVVVYLRFVFSLNWSPDAFRENDLTAESLVACGDLELF, from the coding sequence ATGTCGAGCGACACCCCGAACACCCTCACCAGCAAGGTGCTGGTGCTGGAACCCAGCCCCGCCCACCGCGAGGCCATCGGCGCCTTCTGCCAGCTCAACCAGCTGCAGGCCCACAAGGTGCTGGCCGAGAACATCCTGTCGGTGCTGGCCTCCAACATCGACCTGGGCGCCATCTTCCTGCCCGAGAAGATGGGCGAGGACGCCCACGCCGGCCGCACTTTGGGCCAGCGCATCCACGCGCTGCGCCCCGAGCTGCCCCTCTTCCTGCGCACCGAAAGCCAGGCTTCGGCCGACGAAATGCCGGCCGGCGAGCGCGCCTGCTTCGCCGCCCTCTACACCCTGGAAACCCTGCACACCCTGGTGCCGGCGGTGCAGCAGTCCATCTTCACGCTGGCCTATCCCGGCGCGCTGGTGCGCGGCATCGCCGAGATCGCGCGTAATGCCTTCGCCAGCCAGTTCAAGGGCATGCGGCTGGAGATCGACCCGCCCTACATCGTGCGCGACCGCCTGATCTTCGGCGAGGTGTTTTCGCTGATCCCGATCGAGAGCGACTGGTGCCGCGGCTTCATGACCCTGCAGACCGAGGAGGCCGCCCTGGAGCGCCTGGTGCGCACCGACCGCACCTACCTCGCCGCCGCCGACGCCGACGATTTCCGCGGCCTCAACGGCCTGCTCGGCGAGCTGACCAACCTGATCTGGGGCGCCTTCAAGAACCGCTACGAACAGCAGCAGGCGCTGCAGGCCGCGCGCTCGCAGGTGCCCATCGTCATCAACCACCTGCACCGCTACATCTCCTTCGGCTCGACCGATCCGCAGCTGTGCCTGCGCTGCACCCTGCATGCGCCGGACGACGCGGCCTTCGCGCCGGTGGTGGTCTACCTGCGTTTCGTCTTCAGCCTGAACTGGTCGCCCGACGCCTTCCGCGAAAACGACCTCACCGCCGAGAGCCTGGTGGCTTGCGGCGATCTCGAACTCTTCTGA
- a CDS encoding methyl-accepting chemotaxis protein produces MMAALPFCAGLLLGALILLPLLLRQRRQARALQAAQTLADDQARMQVRAETEVVDTRMQAELELSQQRSLDLQAGWTRMRSEFEELQSLLDQLGNSRGNALRQAGTLSSSLEELQGVEMTFDRWHADMKQLLDHNRQMHSKNDDFAQIVRQMVIVGLNASIEAAHAGPLGRGFGVVATEMRELSARAEALSADYRSALYQNDLITTATFQDMQASGRMIIGAVRGLELTNRKSMELLAAPAETA; encoded by the coding sequence ATGATGGCCGCCCTGCCGTTCTGCGCCGGGCTGCTGCTCGGCGCGCTGATCCTGCTGCCCCTGCTGCTGCGCCAGCGGCGCCAGGCGCGGGCCCTGCAGGCCGCCCAGACGCTGGCCGACGACCAGGCGCGGATGCAGGTCCGCGCCGAGACCGAGGTGGTGGACACCCGGATGCAGGCAGAACTGGAGCTGTCCCAGCAGCGCAGCCTGGACCTGCAGGCCGGCTGGACCCGCATGCGCAGCGAGTTCGAGGAACTCCAGTCCCTGCTCGACCAGCTGGGCAACAGCCGCGGCAATGCCCTGCGCCAGGCCGGCACGCTGTCGTCCTCGCTGGAAGAGCTGCAAGGCGTGGAGATGACCTTCGACCGCTGGCATGCCGACATGAAGCAGCTGCTGGACCACAACCGCCAGATGCATTCCAAGAACGACGATTTCGCGCAGATCGTGCGGCAGATGGTGATCGTGGGCCTCAACGCCTCGATCGAGGCGGCGCATGCCGGCCCGCTGGGCCGCGGCTTCGGCGTGGTGGCCACCGAGATGCGCGAGCTGTCGGCGCGCGCCGAGGCGCTGTCGGCCGACTACCGCAGCGCCCTCTACCAGAACGACCTGATCACCACCGCCACCTTCCAGGACATGCAGGCCAGCGGCCGCATGATCATCGGCGCGGTGCGCGGCCTGGAGCTGACCAACCGCAAGAGCATGGAATTGCTGGCGGCACCGGCCGAGACCGCATGA
- a CDS encoding response regulator has translation MAQILVVDDSSTVRNEVGTFLQNNGLSVSYAVDGRDGLAKLKADPAVKLVVCDVNMPNMDGLTMAEKVRGELGNAAVNIVMLTTENSPAMKERGKAAGIKGWIVKPFNGAAVLGSFKKLVGA, from the coding sequence ATGGCCCAGATCCTTGTCGTCGACGACTCCAGCACCGTCCGTAACGAAGTCGGCACTTTCCTGCAGAACAACGGCCTGAGCGTTTCCTACGCGGTGGACGGCCGCGACGGCCTGGCCAAGCTCAAGGCCGATCCCGCCGTGAAGCTGGTGGTCTGCGACGTGAACATGCCCAATATGGACGGCCTGACCATGGCCGAGAAGGTGCGCGGCGAGCTGGGCAATGCCGCGGTCAACATCGTGATGCTGACCACCGAGAACTCGCCCGCCATGAAGGAGCGCGGCAAGGCGGCCGGCATCAAGGGCTGGATCGTCAAGCCCTTCAACGGCGCGGCGGTGCTGGGCTCGTTCAAGAAGCTGGTCGGGGCCTGA